One genomic window of Desulfovibrio inopinatus DSM 10711 includes the following:
- a CDS encoding HAD family hydrolase, whose protein sequence is MRLKQIFLTICFIGCIIFVHQVAIAQKSDPLPSWNDGKTKTAIIDFVSKVTDATSPDVVPVEERIATFDNDGTLWSEKPLYVQLFFALDRIKELAPQHLEWKTQEPFASVLKGDLKKAFEGGDKAILEIVMATQTGMTTEEFKTIVANWIKTAKHPKTNRLYTEMVYQPMLELLGYLRNNGFKTYIVSGGGIEFMRPWTEPVYGIPPEQVVGSSIETKFEMRANGPVLMRLPKVNFVDDKAGKPVGINSHIGRRPIAAFGNSDGDLQMLQWTTAGNGARFALLVHHTDADREYAYNHGAEKALEAAKVNGWTVVNMKEDWKTVYPPETK, encoded by the coding sequence ATGAGATTGAAACAGATTTTTCTGACAATTTGCTTCATCGGTTGTATAATCTTTGTTCATCAAGTAGCTATCGCACAAAAGAGTGACCCTCTTCCCTCTTGGAACGATGGCAAAACAAAAACGGCGATAATTGACTTTGTGTCCAAGGTGACAGACGCAACGTCTCCTGACGTTGTCCCTGTTGAAGAGCGCATTGCTACCTTCGACAATGACGGAACGCTCTGGTCCGAGAAACCCTTGTATGTTCAATTATTCTTCGCTCTTGACCGGATCAAGGAACTGGCTCCGCAGCATCTGGAATGGAAAACGCAAGAACCCTTTGCTTCTGTACTTAAAGGGGATCTCAAGAAAGCATTTGAAGGTGGTGACAAGGCAATTCTTGAGATTGTCATGGCGACCCAAACAGGGATGACAACCGAAGAATTCAAAACGATTGTGGCCAATTGGATCAAAACAGCCAAGCATCCCAAGACGAACCGTCTTTACACCGAAATGGTCTACCAGCCCATGCTTGAATTGCTCGGCTATTTGCGAAACAATGGCTTCAAGACATATATTGTTTCGGGTGGTGGCATTGAATTCATGCGGCCTTGGACGGAACCCGTCTATGGTATTCCTCCAGAGCAGGTGGTTGGCAGTAGCATCGAGACCAAATTTGAAATGCGCGCCAATGGCCCGGTTTTAATGCGATTACCGAAAGTCAACTTCGTTGACGACAAAGCAGGCAAGCCGGTTGGCATCAACTCCCATATCGGCCGTCGCCCCATTGCCGCCTTCGGCAACTCAGATGGCGATCTGCAAATGCTTCAATGGACAACCGCCGGGAATGGAGCCCGTTTCGCACTGCTGGTCCACCATACCGATGCCGACCGGGAATACGCCTATAATCATGGGGCGGAAAAGGCGCTCGAAGCCGCCAAAGTAAACGGCTGGACCGTGGTGAATATGAAAGAGGATTGGAAAACCGTCTACCCTCCCGAGACCAAGTAA
- a CDS encoding tetratricopeptide repeat protein, whose protein sequence is MSQLSTDTARWEYIALIAAITILLSPFMYMLQSGPMKPLPAQQQAQFVGSEKCKDCHETAYSKWKDSDHHKAMAVANDSTMLGDFNEVRFTDPYNHVTSRFYRKDDKFFVETEGPDGKLGEFEITYTFGVYPLQQYLVPFPGGRLQCLNIAWNVDKKQWYRLPPYTVLNPSDWLHWTNKGQTWNVMCAECHSTNVTKGYNAQTDEYHTTWSEIDVGCEACHGPGSHHLEWAAKPPLARRQANNFGLVVNTRNMTSDELITLCAPCHSRRFQLGDNTHTNEKLLDLMVPELLNEGLYYPDGQILDEVYVYGSFVQSKMYQRGVRCSDCHDIHSLKLHKEKNALCTQCHRADVYDTKLHHFHKTTFNGKPSEGYLCVKCHMPGRYYMGIDYRPDHSLRIPRPDVSAELGTPNACSAKGCHADKPLSWNIENYTKWYGETRKPHYGSVIAAGRARTPGANTELIHIADDSLLPAIVRATALNLLRIYPDEASRTCLAKALDDPDALIRCTAIRSLEYFDAETRLQRIAPKLYDPVKAVRMEAAIMLSMLPEDRLRKDDRDAFKKGLSEYREAMLYNADLAPQRYNLGNLAVNQKDDASASREYLKAIEIDSMFYPAKVNLAMLYNRQGRNQEAEKLLREVLQQHPEMYEVSYSLGLLLAEMQHYQDAAFYLGKAGAGMHYARAYYNQGQVLLMLNEPEQAEQAFQNALSLAPQSQEIFGALVGLYLNTNQPEKAKILAETILRRNPNHHAAQELLKHLNN, encoded by the coding sequence ATGTCACAGCTCTCCACCGATACCGCACGCTGGGAATACATAGCCCTCATTGCAGCCATCACCATTCTCCTGTCCCCTTTCATGTACATGCTCCAATCCGGCCCGATGAAACCGTTGCCCGCGCAACAGCAGGCACAATTCGTGGGCAGCGAAAAATGTAAGGACTGTCACGAAACAGCCTATTCCAAGTGGAAAGACTCCGATCACCATAAGGCTATGGCCGTCGCCAACGACAGCACCATGCTCGGAGATTTCAATGAAGTGCGTTTTACCGATCCGTACAACCACGTTACGTCGCGATTCTACCGAAAGGATGACAAATTTTTCGTCGAAACCGAAGGACCGGATGGGAAGCTCGGAGAATTTGAAATCACGTACACTTTCGGCGTCTATCCCCTTCAGCAATACCTCGTGCCGTTTCCTGGAGGTCGCCTCCAATGCCTCAATATTGCGTGGAATGTCGACAAGAAACAGTGGTATCGCTTACCGCCCTATACGGTGTTGAACCCGAGCGATTGGCTGCACTGGACCAATAAAGGCCAAACGTGGAATGTCATGTGTGCAGAGTGTCACTCAACCAACGTCACCAAAGGCTATAACGCCCAAACTGACGAATATCATACCACATGGTCCGAAATTGATGTCGGTTGTGAAGCCTGTCACGGACCTGGATCACATCACCTCGAATGGGCTGCCAAACCGCCCTTGGCACGACGTCAAGCAAACAACTTCGGATTGGTCGTCAACACCCGCAATATGACATCCGACGAATTGATCACGCTGTGTGCCCCATGTCACTCCCGTCGATTTCAGCTTGGCGACAACACACATACCAATGAGAAGCTGCTTGATCTTATGGTGCCCGAACTGCTCAATGAAGGCCTTTATTACCCGGACGGACAAATTCTGGATGAAGTCTATGTGTACGGCTCCTTTGTCCAAAGCAAAATGTATCAGCGCGGTGTACGATGCAGTGATTGCCACGATATTCATAGTTTGAAGCTCCATAAGGAAAAAAATGCGCTGTGTACTCAGTGCCATCGAGCTGATGTGTACGACACCAAACTGCATCATTTCCATAAAACGACCTTCAACGGAAAACCGAGCGAAGGCTATCTTTGCGTCAAATGCCATATGCCCGGACGCTATTACATGGGAATTGATTATCGCCCCGATCATAGCTTGCGCATTCCACGCCCGGACGTGAGTGCAGAACTCGGAACGCCGAATGCGTGCTCGGCAAAAGGATGTCATGCAGACAAACCGTTGTCCTGGAATATCGAAAACTATACCAAGTGGTATGGAGAAACGCGAAAGCCACACTATGGTTCCGTCATTGCCGCGGGACGAGCCCGTACCCCTGGGGCAAATACAGAACTTATCCATATAGCGGACGATTCTCTCCTCCCTGCTATTGTCCGTGCGACAGCTTTGAACCTGTTACGCATTTACCCAGACGAAGCGAGTCGAACATGTCTGGCGAAGGCCTTGGATGATCCTGATGCGCTTATCCGTTGTACCGCCATCCGGAGCCTGGAATATTTCGATGCCGAAACGCGATTGCAACGCATCGCCCCGAAACTCTACGACCCTGTCAAAGCCGTGCGTATGGAAGCGGCAATCATGCTTTCCATGCTTCCGGAAGATCGACTCCGCAAAGACGATCGTGACGCCTTCAAGAAAGGGCTGTCCGAATATCGTGAAGCCATGCTCTACAACGCCGATTTAGCGCCGCAACGTTACAACTTGGGCAATCTGGCTGTGAACCAAAAAGATGATGCCAGTGCAAGCAGAGAGTATTTAAAGGCTATCGAAATCGATTCCATGTTCTATCCGGCCAAAGTCAACCTCGCCATGCTCTATAACCGGCAGGGAAGAAATCAGGAAGCTGAAAAACTTTTGCGCGAGGTGTTGCAACAGCATCCCGAAATGTATGAAGTCTCGTACTCACTCGGGTTATTGTTGGCCGAAATGCAGCACTATCAAGATGCAGCATTCTACCTTGGCAAAGCTGGAGCAGGAATGCACTATGCCCGCGCCTACTATAATCAAGGCCAGGTTCTTTTGATGCTCAATGAGCCGGAACAAGCAGAACAGGCATTTCAAAACGCCCTTTCTCTCGCCCCGCAGTCACAGGAAATATTCGGAGCCCTGGTCGGACTCTACCTCAACACAAACCAACCGGAAAAAGCCAAGATTCTGGCAGAAACCATTCTCCGCCGAAATCCGAATCATCACGCAGCACAAGAATTGCTCAAGCACCTGAACAATTGA
- a CDS encoding glutamate decarboxylase, which yields MIHKKIKKDDLVSGKDILQPTYARRGLSRPVPKYEIPDDEMAATTAYNIVHDELMLDGNSRLNLATFVTTWMEPEARALMSETFDKNMIDKDEYPQTAELEMRCVNMLSRLWNAPEEHEGCGCSTIGSSEAAMLGGMALKWKWRERMRAQGKPTDKPNLVLGIDVQVCWEKFCRYWEIEPRLIPMDGDRYMIDPEDVVKMCDENTIGVIAIMGTTFTGQYEPVEAIDAALEELNAKTGWEIPIHVDAASGGFIAPFIQPDLKWDFRLKWVKSINTSGHKYGLVYPGVGWVIWRDWKELPEDLVFKVNYLGGEMPTFALNFSRPGNQVVAQYYNFLRLGREGYRRIQQASQDTALFLSSSIAKMKSFELVSDGSDIPVFTFKIKGNLGFTVFDVSEALRHRGWLVPAYTLPPNKEDVAILRIVVREGFSRDMADLLLEDLERVVTTLEKDPPRSSKQPQSEEPVRRPC from the coding sequence ATGATTCATAAAAAAATCAAGAAAGATGATCTTGTTTCGGGGAAAGATATTCTTCAACCTACGTATGCTCGCCGCGGCTTAAGTCGTCCAGTTCCCAAGTATGAGATTCCGGACGATGAGATGGCGGCGACGACTGCCTATAACATCGTTCATGATGAACTCATGCTTGATGGCAATTCCAGACTCAATCTCGCCACATTCGTCACCACCTGGATGGAACCGGAAGCCCGAGCGCTCATGTCTGAAACGTTCGACAAAAACATGATCGACAAAGACGAATATCCGCAAACCGCGGAACTCGAAATGCGGTGCGTCAATATGCTTTCCCGGCTTTGGAATGCGCCGGAAGAGCATGAAGGGTGCGGCTGCTCCACTATTGGTTCCAGTGAAGCCGCCATGCTGGGGGGCATGGCTCTCAAGTGGAAATGGCGGGAACGTATGCGCGCACAGGGCAAGCCGACGGATAAACCCAACCTTGTTCTCGGTATCGATGTTCAAGTCTGCTGGGAGAAGTTTTGCCGCTACTGGGAAATTGAACCGCGTCTCATTCCCATGGATGGCGATCGCTACATGATCGATCCTGAAGATGTCGTCAAGATGTGCGATGAAAATACTATCGGGGTCATTGCCATCATGGGGACGACCTTTACCGGGCAATATGAACCCGTTGAAGCCATTGACGCCGCTTTGGAGGAACTCAACGCCAAAACCGGTTGGGAAATCCCCATTCATGTCGATGCCGCCAGCGGTGGTTTTATTGCGCCATTTATTCAGCCTGATTTGAAATGGGACTTTCGTCTCAAATGGGTTAAATCCATCAATACATCCGGGCATAAGTATGGTTTGGTATATCCTGGTGTGGGCTGGGTAATCTGGCGAGATTGGAAGGAACTTCCCGAAGACCTCGTTTTCAAGGTCAATTACCTTGGTGGGGAAATGCCGACATTTGCGCTCAATTTTTCTCGACCGGGCAACCAGGTGGTGGCGCAATATTACAACTTCCTGCGTCTTGGACGCGAAGGGTATCGCCGTATTCAGCAGGCATCTCAGGATACGGCGTTGTTTCTTTCTTCATCAATTGCGAAAATGAAGTCGTTCGAGCTTGTCTCCGATGGATCGGATATCCCTGTTTTTACTTTTAAGATCAAAGGAAATCTCGGATTCACCGTTTTTGACGTATCGGAAGCTTTGCGACATCGCGGTTGGCTTGTTCCCGCGTACACGCTTCCACCGAACAAAGAAGATGTTGCTATTTTGCGTATTGTTGTACGTGAAGGATTCTCACGGGACATGGCAGACTTGCTGCTTGAAGATCTTGAACGCGTTGTGACAACGCTCGAAAAAGATCCTCCTCGTTCATCAAAACAACCGCAAAGTGAAGAACCGGTACGGCGCCCGTGCTAG
- a CDS encoding zinc ribbon domain-containing protein — QNTSRTCPKCGHTSKNNRKTQANFACVECDYTANSDFVGALNILTAGQAVSACGVGKAQAPTLKQEPAKRAV, encoded by the coding sequence CCCAAAATACGTCAAGAACGTGCCCGAAATGCGGACACACATCAAAAAACAACAGAAAGACTCAAGCGAACTTCGCTTGTGTTGAATGCGACTACACTGCGAATTCAGATTTTGTGGGCGCTTTGAATATTTTGACGGCTGGGCAAGCCGTGTCAGCCTGTGGAGTGGGAAAGGCTCAAGCGCCCACGTTGAAGCAGGAACCCGCCAAAAGAGCCGTTTAA
- a CDS encoding FUSC family protein has translation MTYISNTRFMMSLSRFFRTMHWHHAVKTAVAGLFTWFVTQGLHLDQGYWAILTAIIVMQSNVGGSLKAGWIRFLGTTVGATVGAACALFLGHGGWPLFVSMLITMLICSNVTLLRDSVRVAALTAVIILFVSDNANQHPLYLALMRFIEISLGIATALIVSFFVFPAKARTLLRPGIAHTLRKSAQLFDLLCEFRQMELYRPGELFHLKDEVVRSMMKNYDLLAEARREPGYDREAEIFSSFLRAQDRIYESILTMDHAVHAIEPDQPHVELVDELSQMAGTVSDEMRQLADCLDKSQCAPDSDRLIAAMQAMDTRLDSMRSERVFATFSRNEVLQFFSFLHAVQETAREVSSLALRTGTLEGRSTQRNASCSWSARLQHKSLRRTKQDGTTNRETNDHQPKGQRV, from the coding sequence ATGACGTACATATCGAATACCCGTTTTATGATGTCTCTCTCCCGCTTTTTTCGCACAATGCACTGGCATCATGCCGTCAAAACCGCCGTAGCGGGGCTCTTTACGTGGTTCGTGACCCAAGGACTCCATCTTGACCAGGGGTATTGGGCCATTTTGACGGCAATCATTGTTATGCAATCCAATGTTGGAGGCTCACTCAAAGCGGGTTGGATACGATTTCTGGGCACAACCGTTGGGGCAACGGTCGGAGCGGCATGCGCCCTGTTTCTCGGGCATGGCGGCTGGCCGCTCTTTGTATCCATGCTGATCACCATGCTTATTTGCTCTAATGTCACTCTTCTGCGCGATAGCGTCCGTGTTGCCGCGTTGACTGCGGTCATCATTCTCTTTGTCTCCGACAACGCCAATCAACACCCTCTCTATCTCGCACTGATGCGCTTTATTGAAATATCCCTCGGCATCGCTACAGCATTGATCGTGTCCTTCTTTGTTTTTCCAGCAAAAGCACGGACCTTGCTTCGTCCCGGCATTGCTCATACGCTGAGAAAAAGCGCGCAACTCTTCGATCTCCTCTGTGAATTTCGACAAATGGAACTCTATCGTCCCGGAGAGCTCTTCCACCTCAAAGACGAAGTTGTGCGTTCCATGATGAAGAATTACGATTTGTTGGCTGAAGCCCGACGAGAACCGGGATATGATCGTGAAGCCGAAATTTTTTCCTCGTTTCTTCGTGCCCAAGATCGCATTTATGAGAGTATATTGACCATGGATCATGCTGTTCACGCCATTGAACCGGATCAACCCCATGTTGAACTCGTCGATGAACTCTCACAAATGGCTGGTACAGTTTCCGATGAGATGCGACAACTTGCCGACTGTCTCGACAAGTCCCAATGTGCACCGGATAGCGACCGACTCATTGCCGCCATGCAGGCCATGGACACTCGATTGGACAGCATGCGCAGTGAACGCGTCTTTGCCACGTTTTCACGCAATGAAGTGCTGCAGTTCTTCTCCTTTTTACATGCGGTTCAAGAAACGGCTCGTGAAGTGTCCTCGCTGGCGTTACGGACAGGAACGCTGGAAGGCCGTTCCACACAACGTAACGCCTCCTGTAGCTGGTCAGCTCGCCTTCAACACAAGTCCTTGCGCCGAACCAAGCAAGATGGCACAACCAACCGCGAAACAAATGACCATCAACCGAAAGGACAACGCGTGTGA
- a CDS encoding ubiquinol-cytochrome c reductase iron-sulfur subunit, translated as MTKEKMVEQHAPPHVANETIAQPSRRRFLNRLWAILGLAAVAEFCWLAVSFLDFRKERNQHDKTQRIITVGAVDHYKPATVTAIPQGAFYLSCLSDGSFMALSQTCTHLGCSIHWDEEKQQFACPCHGSTFNPAGELITSPAPRPLDYYPVRIEDGIIKVDISTALRRERFESEQAARLDHPMDGKRS; from the coding sequence ATGACAAAGGAAAAAATGGTAGAGCAACATGCACCCCCCCACGTTGCCAACGAAACTATCGCTCAGCCCAGTCGCCGACGTTTTCTCAACCGATTATGGGCCATTTTGGGGCTCGCCGCTGTAGCGGAATTCTGTTGGCTCGCCGTATCGTTTCTCGATTTTCGAAAAGAACGAAACCAACACGACAAAACACAACGCATTATCACTGTAGGTGCTGTCGATCATTATAAGCCGGCGACCGTTACCGCGATACCTCAAGGTGCGTTTTATCTTTCCTGCCTATCGGATGGCAGCTTTATGGCTCTGTCGCAAACATGTACCCATCTTGGATGCTCAATCCATTGGGATGAAGAAAAACAACAATTCGCCTGCCCGTGTCACGGCTCGACATTTAATCCTGCCGGTGAACTCATCACCTCTCCGGCACCAAGACCTTTAGACTATTACCCTGTACGAATCGAAGACGGCATCATCAAAGTCGATATCTCTACTGCACTTCGCCGGGAACGCTTCGAATCGGAACAAGCCGCCCGTTTGGATCACCCAATGGACGGGAAACGGTCGTAA
- a CDS encoding cell division ATP-binding protein FtsE — MKNVSLDVAKGEFVFLTGPSGAGKTSLLRVLHGALPVQQGQVAVAGFNLVRIPRRRLALLRREVSVVFQDFKILGDETVWENVAIALRVRATPRPKLERRVRAVLAALQLTELAHITCRELSGGEQQRVAVARAVVVGPKMILADEPTGNLDRTLGLRLMNVFKQFYAHGTTIVMATHNSELVHFIPEATVYRLEGGSIEQLPPTSWEPNDRRHA, encoded by the coding sequence TTGAAAAACGTCTCCCTTGATGTCGCCAAAGGCGAATTTGTTTTTTTAACGGGACCATCAGGGGCGGGGAAAACATCTCTCTTGCGTGTCCTGCATGGCGCGTTGCCAGTGCAACAAGGTCAAGTTGCCGTCGCCGGGTTCAACCTTGTCCGCATCCCCAGACGCCGCCTTGCCTTATTGCGCCGTGAAGTCAGCGTTGTCTTCCAGGACTTCAAAATTTTGGGTGACGAAACGGTGTGGGAAAATGTTGCCATTGCATTACGTGTTCGGGCTACCCCCCGGCCGAAACTTGAGCGCCGCGTTCGAGCCGTTCTCGCCGCCCTTCAACTAACAGAACTCGCACATATTACCTGTCGGGAACTGTCCGGCGGAGAGCAACAACGCGTTGCCGTTGCGCGTGCTGTTGTTGTTGGCCCCAAAATGATTCTTGCCGATGAACCGACAGGCAACCTCGACCGTACCCTTGGCTTGCGTCTTATGAATGTCTTCAAACAATTTTACGCCCACGGCACGACCATTGTCATGGCCACCCACAACAGCGAGCTTGTCCACTTTATTCCCGAAGCCACGGTTTACCGGTTGGAAGGTGGATCAATCGAACAGTTGCCCCCCACGTCATGGGAACCCAACGACCGGAGGCACGCATGA
- a CDS encoding cytochrome b N-terminal domain-containing protein: protein MRSSRLSLHDLIFHLHPPSVRSQTLRFTLSWGLGGMAVVLIGLLILSGMLLLLSYQPTTEYAYASILLAIQHIPFGRWVRNIHYLSANILVFVAVLHFVRVVFTGAFGLGRRLNWILGLILLALVLAANFTGYLLPWDQLSYWAVTICTSMLGYIPLCGDWLRELFRGGIDIGPATLSNFFVLHVTVIPGLLLIVMFWHFWLIRRAGGLVHSSTQEPSPRIFTMPHLIMREAAVGLTLVACILVLAIFWNAPLQEQANPGMSPNPAKAPWYFQGLQELLLHLHPMFTIFIWPAFASLALFLIPFWHESVLPSGQWFGSPRGRKLALCISVFGIVITIGAILFDDMLLVSHSTTANTWVTRGLLPSALLFGLLILGYWLLVRTYRYTRAEVVMAGFLLAFAAISVCTIIGVWFRGPEMRLVWPWQGGI from the coding sequence ATGCGGTCTTCACGACTCTCTCTTCATGATCTGATATTCCACCTTCATCCACCGAGTGTACGGTCTCAAACGCTCCGCTTCACACTGAGTTGGGGGTTGGGAGGCATGGCTGTCGTTTTGATTGGCCTTCTCATACTTTCCGGTATGTTGCTCCTCTTGTCGTACCAACCGACAACAGAATACGCGTATGCTTCTATTCTCCTTGCCATACAACACATTCCCTTTGGACGGTGGGTACGTAATATTCACTATTTAAGTGCCAATATCCTCGTTTTCGTTGCGGTTTTACATTTTGTACGTGTTGTATTCACCGGAGCATTCGGTTTGGGACGACGGTTGAATTGGATACTTGGACTCATCTTACTCGCACTTGTGCTGGCAGCCAATTTCACCGGCTATCTCCTGCCTTGGGATCAGCTTTCGTATTGGGCGGTCACGATATGTACGAGTATGCTTGGTTATATTCCACTCTGTGGCGATTGGTTACGAGAGCTGTTTCGGGGAGGAATTGACATCGGCCCAGCAACGTTATCCAATTTTTTTGTGCTCCACGTCACCGTTATTCCCGGCCTATTGTTGATAGTTATGTTTTGGCATTTCTGGCTCATCCGTCGCGCTGGCGGCCTTGTGCACTCTTCCACGCAAGAACCTTCACCCCGAATATTCACCATGCCGCATTTGATCATGCGCGAAGCCGCTGTCGGTCTGACTTTGGTTGCGTGTATCCTTGTGCTTGCGATATTCTGGAATGCCCCACTCCAAGAACAAGCCAATCCTGGTATGAGTCCGAATCCAGCCAAAGCACCATGGTATTTTCAAGGATTGCAAGAGTTACTTTTGCACCTTCACCCGATGTTTACCATTTTCATTTGGCCAGCTTTTGCGAGCCTTGCGCTCTTTCTCATCCCCTTTTGGCATGAAAGTGTCTTGCCGTCCGGACAATGGTTCGGTTCACCTCGTGGGCGCAAACTGGCGCTTTGCATAAGTGTGTTTGGCATCGTCATCACAATAGGAGCAATACTTTTCGACGATATGCTGCTCGTGTCTCACTCCACTACAGCAAACACGTGGGTCACGCGCGGTCTTCTCCCTTCTGCACTCCTCTTTGGATTGCTGATACTCGGTTACTGGCTTCTTGTACGGACATACCGGTATACCCGGGCCGAAGTGGTCATGGCAGGGTTTCTTCTCGCTTTTGCAGCAATCAGTGTGTGCACGATTATCGGTGTCTGGTTTCGCGGCCCGGAAATGCGCTTGGTTTGGCCCTGGCAGGGAGGGATATAA
- a CDS encoding DUF1566 domain-containing protein, which translates to MTRLSVFPSPRHIGRGLLFAFIVLCLASPLRAEFVDTGQNACYDTNAEILCPEPKQSFYGQDAQYDSAAMRYLDNGDGTVTDLVTGLMWQQTPEQMTWSEALAAADTYTLANYEDWRLPTIKELYSLIDFRGHVQQNETNSTPFINTQYFNFSYGDTTQGERLIDAQYWSSTHYVSTTMGGGDTAFGVNFADGRIKGYPTNKTNEVLFVRGSTGWGVNAFVDNGDGTITDTTTGLMWLQQDSGAFEIGPETNGAVNWEDALAFAEGLAYAGYDDWRLPNAKELQSLVDYTRSPDTTDSAAIDPIFESTAIVNEGGQRDFGYYWTSTTHMDGPIVGIRGAYLCFGRCLGFMTNPITQEVQLLDVHGAGAQRSDPKNGNPDDYPTGFGPQGDVIRIFNYARPVRTVMTSIEKPSSDLTASMLAALFILLQ; encoded by the coding sequence ATGACACGTCTGTCGGTTTTTCCATCCCCACGACATATTGGGAGAGGGTTGCTCTTTGCATTCATCGTGCTTTGTCTTGCCTCCCCCCTCCGCGCTGAATTTGTCGATACAGGACAAAATGCATGTTACGACACCAATGCTGAAATTCTTTGTCCAGAACCGAAACAGTCCTTTTATGGGCAAGATGCACAGTACGATTCCGCAGCCATGCGATATCTCGATAACGGAGATGGAACAGTGACGGACCTCGTGACCGGACTGATGTGGCAGCAAACCCCGGAGCAAATGACATGGAGTGAAGCCCTTGCAGCGGCCGACACGTACACGTTGGCCAACTATGAAGACTGGCGTCTCCCTACCATCAAAGAACTCTATTCGTTGATTGATTTCCGCGGGCATGTACAGCAAAACGAAACAAACTCCACGCCTTTTATCAATACACAATATTTCAATTTCTCCTATGGAGATACGACCCAGGGCGAACGCCTTATCGATGCGCAATACTGGTCAAGTACCCACTACGTCTCCACAACAATGGGTGGCGGTGACACAGCATTCGGCGTCAATTTTGCCGATGGTCGTATCAAAGGATATCCCACAAACAAAACCAATGAAGTCTTATTTGTCCGTGGTTCGACGGGCTGGGGAGTCAATGCCTTTGTTGATAATGGCGATGGGACGATCACCGACACAACCACCGGCCTGATGTGGTTGCAACAAGATTCCGGTGCATTTGAAATCGGACCGGAAACAAACGGTGCCGTCAACTGGGAAGATGCACTCGCGTTTGCCGAAGGGCTTGCGTACGCCGGATATGATGATTGGCGATTACCGAATGCCAAAGAACTGCAAAGCCTTGTCGACTATACGCGCTCTCCGGATACGACAGACTCGGCCGCTATTGATCCAATCTTCGAATCCACGGCAATCGTTAATGAAGGTGGGCAACGCGACTTTGGATATTATTGGACATCCACCACACACATGGATGGTCCAATCGTGGGGATACGAGGGGCATACCTCTGTTTCGGACGCTGTCTTGGCTTCATGACCAATCCGATAACTCAAGAAGTACAATTACTTGACGTCCATGGTGCCGGGGCACAACGAAGCGATCCCAAGAACGGAAACCCCGACGATTACCCAACGGGATTTGGTCCACAAGGTGATGTCATTCGAATTTTCAATTATGCTCGCCCTGTACGCACAGTAATGACATCTATCGAAAAACCTTCATCGGATTTGACAGCCTCCATGTTGGCCGCACTCTTCATTCTGCTTCAGTAA
- a CDS encoding cell division protein FtsX, with protein MIGYLLGQCVRQMVRHPWPQLLTLAAVTLTAFLSGLFVLFLYNLDAKLIKDQGTTQFQVYWKTDASMETVLDQWAAMRQYDNIVDVITFTPEAAFETLEESLGEKLKEGWIGDKSPLPPTALLNFKIGESSREWSRGMYEKLKSLPGVETVRFNPMQLDLANSLMGISQTIIMPLIGFLVLLTALVVGNTVRLSLVSRADEVEILHLIGARDFFIQLPLLAGGAVLGFIGGSLALILLKILQHAVQDMLYIPPLWIRIDFIPLPHAAIMVGLMTAVALLSSYVAVRR; from the coding sequence ATGATCGGATACCTGTTGGGACAATGTGTGCGGCAAATGGTACGACATCCCTGGCCGCAGCTTTTGACGCTGGCAGCAGTGACCTTGACGGCATTTCTCTCCGGTTTGTTTGTTCTGTTTCTGTATAATCTTGATGCCAAGCTCATCAAAGATCAGGGGACGACGCAATTTCAAGTTTACTGGAAGACCGATGCCTCAATGGAAACCGTACTTGATCAATGGGCAGCCATGCGGCAATACGATAATATCGTCGATGTCATTACGTTTACACCGGAAGCGGCATTTGAAACGCTTGAAGAGAGCCTTGGCGAAAAATTGAAGGAAGGCTGGATAGGCGATAAATCCCCACTGCCCCCAACGGCATTGCTTAATTTCAAGATTGGAGAAAGTAGCCGCGAGTGGAGCCGGGGCATGTATGAAAAGCTCAAATCTCTTCCAGGCGTGGAGACCGTCCGCTTCAATCCCATGCAGCTCGACCTGGCGAATTCTCTCATGGGGATCAGTCAGACGATCATTATGCCGCTTATCGGCTTTCTCGTTTTGTTGACCGCCCTTGTCGTCGGAAACACAGTCCGCCTCTCCCTGGTAAGCCGGGCAGACGAAGTGGAAATTTTACATTTAATCGGTGCCCGTGATTTCTTCATTCAACTCCCCTTGCTCGCCGGGGGAGCTGTGCTCGGATTTATCGGCGGGAGCTTGGCGTTAATCCTTCTCAAAATTCTTCAACATGCTGTCCAGGATATGCTGTATATCCCCCCACTGTGGATACGCATCGACTTCATTCCCTTACCACATGCGGCCATCATGGTCGGGCTGATGACGGCTGTCGCATTACTCAGCAGTTACGTCGCCGTGCGTCGATAG